The genomic window GTACGCAGCAGGAAGGCGCCGAGGATGACGAGCAAGGCGGAGATCAACGGCACCGATCGAGGCAGTTCGACGACTGGGGCCGCCGAGAGGATCACGACCCCGACGATTCCGGCCACGGTGGCCGACAGGGCGATCACGCCAAGGCTCTGCCTGCCCAGGGGGTCGAAGCGAGTCTTGGGGGGATAAGCCCCGAGCAGTGATCCCATGAGCAGGTGGAGCACGGCCATAATCAGGAAGGTGCTGATTACCCAGCTGGTCAATCCGCTGATGACCAGCACGGTGAAATCGAGGCGCACCCAGGTGGCGAGAAGGCCGGCCGGCACCCACAGCAGCAGGTCGGCAAATGCCCAAGGCACGCTTCCCTCGCGGCGCCGTTTCTCAAAGTGGACGGTCACGTTGTCCTCCATAGGTAAGGTGTTTGTGTGCCAGATGTGATGTTTGTGTGTACGGCAAATATCTGCCGCTCCCCGATGGCAGAGGGGATTTGGAATTCGTTGGTCTGCTTCCCTCGGGCTTCCAGCATTGGAATCTGGGCTCGTCCGGGGCTAGTGATGGATTCTTCTGCGGCGGCCCAGCTGGCCGCCCGGGACGTCGATGCGAATCTCATCGACGCTTTTAGGTCCCGGCCGCTCACCGCCGCGGCGGTGGCGCGGGCGGGCTTGGTTCTCTGCATGGAAGATGCCCACGCGGAGGCGGTGGTCGCGCTGACTCCGGCGGCCGCGGACAAGACGTTCACGGTGCTGGAGTTGGCGGAGATTGTCCGGCGCCATCCGGGCGGTTCCTGGCGCGACCTGCGTCGGCTGCGGCAGGGTGTCCTCCGCGGTGACGTCGCCGACCCGTTCGGCCA from Corynebacterium maris DSM 45190 includes these protein-coding regions:
- a CDS encoding arsenate reductase/protein-tyrosine-phosphatase family protein, with the protein product MFVCTANICRSPMAEGIWNSLVCFPRASSIGIWARPGLVMDSSAAAQLAARDVDANLIDAFRSRPLTAAAVARAGLVLCMEDAHAEAVVALTPAAADKTFTVLELAEIVRRHPGGSWRDLRRLRQGVLRGDVADPFGHPESEFALVAECIEDALTAIAGWEGWDEFSWAMRDQFPT